One window of Hymenobacter sp. BRD128 genomic DNA carries:
- a CDS encoding YkvA family protein: protein MPTLAQRGLQISKNVLFSLFINRAAKLLGKPFKVITVLNETADKLADENSKDNKFKQLFITALALVRMMRSYITGEYRQIQTSTVISGLAVLLYVLSPVDLIPDFIPVVGFLDDLSLISWFVGKFHIEITRYRDWEMQITQLAAANPAQGDPLLPAMAELGHS, encoded by the coding sequence ATGCCTACCTTAGCTCAACGCGGCCTCCAGATTTCTAAGAATGTCCTCTTTAGCTTATTCATAAACCGGGCTGCCAAGCTGCTGGGCAAGCCTTTTAAAGTTATTACTGTCCTTAACGAAACAGCGGACAAGCTAGCTGACGAAAATAGTAAGGATAATAAATTCAAGCAGTTGTTCATAACGGCATTGGCATTAGTCAGAATGATGCGCAGCTATATTACTGGCGAATATCGTCAGATTCAAACTTCTACAGTTATTTCGGGGCTAGCGGTACTGCTTTACGTACTTAGTCCGGTCGATTTAATTCCGGATTTTATTCCTGTCGTAGGTTTTCTGGACGATTTAAGTCTAATTAGTTGGTTTGTGGGTAAATTCCACATAGAGATTACCCGCTATCGTGACTGGGAAATGCAAATCACTCAGCTTGCTGCTGCCAATCCTGCTCAAGGAGACCCATTGCTACCTGCGATGGCTGAGCTTGGTCATTCGTAA
- a CDS encoding DUF1571 domain-containing protein gives MLLRVIFTCLLAGNVLIRAATPIPTAAITTAQLTARLITAIKTLKSLRCNADARERISDKLVADYTAMKITFNPYRVYLKNRKSVEVLYVTGQNNNKAWVYPAAFPYITLNLDPNGSLMRKGQHHTALQAGFGMIADLLAGPTGRGDNAFTRSFRYAGDTTAQGQPGYILRSDYPQFRYIAYRVGKNETIASIAAHFSCGEYRILERNNLRVDSGLTEGQVLQVPNAYGRRVIVVVDAKTYLPASVTAYDDQGLYEKYSFLNVVANQPISPVEFSTDYKGYKL, from the coding sequence GTGCTGCTTCGCGTTATTTTCACTTGTCTGTTAGCCGGAAATGTGCTTATTCGGGCCGCCACGCCTATTCCAACTGCGGCTATTACTACCGCACAGCTCACGGCGCGGCTCATTACGGCCATTAAAACGCTGAAGTCTTTGCGTTGCAATGCAGATGCACGTGAACGAATTAGTGACAAGCTAGTGGCCGACTACACGGCCATGAAAATTACGTTCAACCCGTACCGCGTGTACCTGAAAAATCGGAAAAGCGTGGAAGTTTTGTACGTGACCGGCCAAAATAATAATAAGGCTTGGGTATACCCAGCAGCTTTTCCCTATATCACCCTTAACCTGGACCCGAATGGCTCGCTGATGCGCAAGGGACAGCATCACACAGCTCTACAAGCCGGCTTTGGGATGATTGCTGACCTGCTAGCCGGCCCTACTGGCCGTGGTGATAATGCTTTTACCCGTTCATTCCGCTATGCGGGCGATACTACGGCGCAAGGCCAACCCGGGTACATCTTGCGTTCCGATTATCCTCAGTTTCGGTACATTGCTTACCGGGTGGGCAAAAACGAGACAATTGCTTCGATAGCAGCCCATTTTAGTTGTGGCGAATACCGTATTTTAGAGCGCAATAATTTGAGGGTGGACAGCGGGCTGACCGAAGGCCAGGTGCTACAAGTACCCAATGCCTATGGCCGGCGCGTTATTGTAGTGGTAGATGCCAAAACCTATCTGCCAGCCTCCGTGACCGCCTACGATGACCAGGGGCTTTATGAAAAGTATTCTTTTCTGAACGTAGTAGCCAATCAACCGATTTCGCCGGTCGAATTCAGCACCGATTACAAGGGCTATAAGCTGTAA
- a CDS encoding SDR family oxidoreductase: MTSPFAQPMLRDNALAGKTIIVTGGGTGLGRAMTTYFLQLGANVTITSRKLAVLEQTAAELRQQTGGRVLALACDVRKYDEVEAMLARTYEEFGRVDVLLNNAAGNFISPTERLSHKAFDVIVDIVLRGSYNCTLAVGKRWIADQQPGTVLNIVTTYASVGSAYVVPSAAAKAGVLAMTRSLAVEWAKYGIRSNAIAPGPFPTEGAWSRLFPEPLASQLDPAASVPLKRVGQYQELANLAAYLVSDFSAYINGEVVTIDGGEWLNGAGEFNKLEALTPAMWDTIEKTMRR; this comes from the coding sequence ATGACCAGTCCCTTTGCTCAACCCATGCTGCGCGATAATGCCTTAGCCGGCAAAACCATTATTGTAACGGGCGGCGGCACGGGTCTGGGCCGGGCCATGACCACTTATTTCCTGCAATTAGGGGCTAACGTCACCATCACGAGCCGGAAACTCGCCGTACTGGAGCAAACGGCGGCCGAACTGCGCCAGCAGACGGGTGGCCGGGTGCTGGCCCTGGCCTGCGACGTGCGCAAATACGATGAAGTGGAAGCCATGCTGGCCCGAACCTACGAGGAGTTTGGCCGCGTGGATGTCCTGCTCAATAACGCGGCCGGCAACTTTATCAGCCCCACCGAGCGGCTCAGCCACAAAGCCTTCGACGTGATTGTGGATATCGTGCTGCGCGGCTCTTATAACTGCACCCTGGCGGTGGGCAAGCGCTGGATAGCCGACCAGCAGCCCGGCACCGTCCTCAATATTGTGACTACTTATGCTTCCGTAGGCTCGGCCTACGTAGTGCCCTCGGCAGCGGCCAAGGCGGGCGTGCTGGCCATGACCCGCTCGCTGGCCGTGGAGTGGGCCAAGTACGGCATCCGCTCCAATGCCATTGCGCCGGGGCCGTTTCCGACCGAGGGCGCCTGGAGTCGTTTATTTCCCGAGCCGTTGGCTAGCCAGCTCGACCCCGCCGCCAGCGTGCCGCTCAAGCGCGTAGGCCAGTACCAGGAGCTAGCCAACTTGGCCGCTTACCTCGTGTCCGATTTTTCGGCTTATATCAATGGCGAAGTCGTGACTATCGACGGCGGCGAGTGGCTCAATGGGGCCGGCGAGTTTAATAAGCTCGAAGCCCTCACGCCCGCTATGTGGGATACCATCGAAAAAACAATGCGCCGCTAG